The Bacteroidales bacterium region TGGTGATCTGTTGACCTGTGCCTATGGAACCTATCCACCTGAGTCGTTTTATATTTTGGAATTTTGCCGGAGTTGATGATTTATGGAGATTCCCCTATCACCGTATTGAAAAAGGCACAGCTTCATTTCACTTTAAAGATTCACCCCAGCCGGTTCACTTATCCGTTCCGGACAGTTATCCTACCAGGGACGGAATGCCTTTTGAAAAATTCCTGCAGAATCATAAGACCACTTGCTTTCTTATCATCCGCGATGACAGCATCATTTATGAAAAATACTTCTACGGCTACACGGCTGAAACGATCTTTCCTTCCTTTTCGGTAACAAAAACCTTTGTTTCTGCCCTTACGGGCATAGCCATTGGTGAAGGGATCATCAAAAGCACCGACCAGAAAGTGACCGATTTCCTGCCCTGGATGAAAAGAGACGGGTTTCAGCATATTTCCATTGAGCACCTGTTGAATATGCGCTCCGGCATCCGGTTCAATGAAAGTTATTCAAATCCCTTCGGTGATGCCGCCCAATTCTATTACGGTACAAACCTCCGCAAATATGTCAGGCATCTGAAAATCAAAGAGCCTCCTGGCCTTCGTTACCATTACAACAGCGCCAACCAGCAGATCCTGGGTTATATCCTGGAGGCTGCCACAGGAAAAAGAATATCCAAGTACCTTGAGGAAAAGCTATGGAAGCCCCTTGGGATGGAACAAAATGCTACCTGGAACACTGATTCGGAAAAACACGATGACATTAAAATGTTTGGATGCCTGAACGCCACACCGAGGGATTTTGCCAGGTTCGGACGTTTGTATCTGAAAAATGGCCTGTGGAATGGAAAACAGATCATTCCACAGGAATGGATCATCCGCTCAACCCGTGTTATCAATGATTCACTTGATGGGGACGGTTACCCGTTCACTTACAACTGGCGTGTCCTGGATGATGGAGCATCCTTCTTCGCCAAGGGTATGCTGGGTCAGTATATCTTCGTCAACCGGCCCAAAAATCTAATCCTGCTTCGTTTCGGTAAAGCGTACAGTGGGATAGACTGGGCAAATTTCTGCAACAGGCTGACAGAAATGCTCTGAACGAATTATTTCTCCAATCCCCCGACGTATTTGGTTTCTTTGACCAGTTTCCCATTTTCATCAAATTCCAGCCATTTCCCCTCTTTTTTGCCATCCCTGTTACTACCGGATAATTTGATGTTCCCATTGTCGTGATATTCTTTATAAATACCTGAAGGAATTCCATTTACGTATTCTTCCTCCGTAAGCAGTTTCCTCTGCGGTAAATATGTCCGCTGGATCCCGTCGAGCACTCCGTGAAGGTAATTGTATTCAGCCACCAGGTTCCCTTCCTTGTCGAACCACTTCGAGGGGCCCTGTTTGTACCCCTCGGCATAAGTGGTCTCTTCCATGATCTTCCCGGGTAGATGATCATAATAGACTGTTCTGGTCCCGTGATAGATTCCATTTTTATAATTCTCGATCAGTTGTTTTTGGCCGCCCCTGAGATACCTGACCGCTGTTCCGTCCAACAATCCATTTTTATAGCATTCTTCTCTGAAGACATAACCCCTGGAATCAATCTCGATAAGCAGACCATCCTTCTCGCCATTCAAATAATGTTCGATTTTGGCGATCAACCCATCATCACCCCGTGTAACCCAGGTTCCTTCCCTCATTCCGTTCACATAACGCCCTTTACTTGATTTATCAGCGTACTTCTCGGTCCAGGTGCCCTGTTTAAGGCCGTTATCATCCGTTTGATTCAACAAGGTATCAAGTCCGGAAAGTGGCTGTGCGATTGCGAGGATGCCTGTTCCCAGAAACAGGATCAAAATGCAGACTTTTTTGAACATAGCGTAAATTTTAATGAATATATTACCCCTGTCTCCCTTCATAGGGAAACGGACAGGGGATGGGGTACAATTTTACCAAATATATCAAAGCTTTCAACATCCGTTATCAGAACCCTGTAGAAATTTCCAGGTACGGCCGTGGTTTGATCTTTTTCGATCAGAACCTCGTTGTCGACCTCCGGTGAGTCAAACTCAGTCCTCCCGATAAAATACCCTCCTTCTTCCCTGTCGACAATGACCGGGAGTGTCTTATTCAATTTAAGTACATTCAGTTCATAGGAAATATCTTCCTGAATGTGCATGATCTCATCTGCACGTTGCGTTTTCACCTTCAATGGAATATCATCACGGAGCCTGTGCGCAGGTGTTCCCTCCTCGTGGGAATAAACAAAAACACCCAGCCGGTCGAATCTGAACTGTTCGATGAAACGCGTCAGCTCGCTGAACTCCTGTTCCGTTTCGCCCGGGTATCCTGCGATCACGGTGGTTCGGATGGCTGCACCGGGAAGTTCTTTCCTGATGGTTTCCAGCAGGGCGATGGTCTGCCCGGCCGTGATGCCTCGCTTCATCGAACGAAGCACACGGTCGCTGATATGCTGGATGGGAATATCCAGGTAATTACATACATTGGGAAATTGCTTCATGACCCTCAGAAGATCCAGCGGAAAACCTGCAGGGTAGGTGTAATGAAGCCGGATCCATTCAAGTCCTGAAATGCAGGCCATACTCTCCAAAAGCGAGGGCAGCGATCTGCGCCTGTCAAGATCCATGCCGTACCAGGTGAGATCCTGGGCAATCAGGATCAATTCTTTGGTACCATTTTTCACCAGGTACTCCGCCTCTGAAAGGATATCATCCTGATGCCTGGATACATTCTTTCCCCGGATGAGCGGAATGGCGCAGAACGAACAACCATGGCTGCATCCCTCCGATATCTTGAGATAAGCATAATGCGAAGGTGTTGTCAGGATGCGTTCTCCTGTGAGTTCGTACTTCAAATTACCCCCGAGAGACTGAAGAAGCTCCGTTGTTTCATTCACCCCAAAAATGCCATCCATCTCCGGGATCTCTTCAAGAAGCTCCTCTCTGTAACGCTTTGCCAGACAACCCATTACAATGACCTTACCCACATTCCCTTTTTTCTTCTCATTGATAAAATAAAGAATGGTATCAATGGACTCTTCTTTGGCATCATCAATAAAACCACAGGTATTGATCACCACAACAGATGCATTTTTGTTGCCGCTGTCGGCTGACACATCAAAACCATTCTCCCTGAACTGCTTCAGCAATTTTTCGGAATCAACTGTGTTTTTCGAACAGCCGAGCGTTATCAACGTCAGTGTCTTTTCCGGTTTGGTACGCATAAAAGGCAATCAGAGTGCAAAAGTAATTGAAAACAGGGTCAGTGGCTTCAGGATCTACCTAATTCACGATAAGTGAAGGATTCAGAAACAAAATTTCTGTTTACCTTAGCTGTTTGATTTAATCCTGAAAAAAACATCGATGAAAACATTGATCCTCCCGTTGTTACTCACAGCAATCCTGTTCTGCAAAACATTGCCGCTGCAAGCTTTTCCCGGTGAAGTGATCCGCTCACTGGCAACTCCCGGAGAATATCCGACCGGGCTGACCTTTGATGATCGGCACCTCTGGGTGGCTGACAGGTACCTTGATCGGCTTTTTTGCCTGGACCCTGCCACCGGTGAGGTGACCGGGTCGATCCCATCTCCCGGTTACTGGCCGGTTGGGTTGGCGTGGGATGGAGCCTGTTTATGGAACGTGGATCTGCAGGGAGGCCTACCGGTATCAGAAAACTACGAAGCCAGAGTGTATAAGATTGATCCGGTCACAGGAAACATTCTTCATACGGTTCAGTCGCCTGCCGGGATCACGGGCGGGCTGACGTGGGACGGAGCCTACCTTTGGTGTACCGACAGCGGTGCCGAAGAGATCATTCAGTTCAGCCCGGAAGACGGGACCACCATCCGGGCATTCCCTTCCCCTGCGGCCGATCCGCGTGGAATCACCTGGGACGGGATGTATCTATGGGTTTCCGACAGGATCACCAACGAGATCTATATGATGGACCCGGTCACCGGCTCAGTCCTGCTGATCACCGATGCACCGGGTGCATTTGCCATGGATATGTGTCACGATGGCATTTCCCTCTGGGTGGTTGATGATCAGGATAATAAGATCTATGAGCTGAAGGCACGGGACGAAGAAAAATTCATCCGTTACAATGAGCGTCATTCCCGGGTCACGTACCGCCACTTCACGACCAATTTCGGTCCTGGCCGCATCCTGACATCCGATGTTCACCTGGCAGTTCCGGAAAACAGGGATAACCAGGATATCATCGGGGAAATCCAATACTCACCCGAACCCGGAGGATATGTCACTGACCGTTGGGGTCAGCGCACAGCGCTGTTCCACATGGAGAACATTCACGCCGGTGAACGTATCGAGGTCAAAATGGTGACGGAAGTCAAAACCTATGCGGTCCGATACTTTATTTTTCCTGAACACGTTGGTGGCATAACCGACATTCCAGCTGACATCGCAGAAAAATACCTGGAAGACAACGAGAAATATCAGATCCATCATCCGGTGATCCAGCAGGCGCTGAAGGAGGCGGTGATTGTGCCGGGCAATGTTTACTGGACCGTACGCCAGATCTATCATTACATACATGCGCACATGTATTACGAGATGACCGGCGGGTGGAACACAGCGCCGACTGTTCTGAGCCGGGGCAACGGTTCCTGCTCTGAGTACACGTTTGTGTTCATTTCCATGTGCCGTGCTGCTGGTATTCCGGCGCGTTACGTCGGATCGGTGGTCGTGCGCGGTGATGACACCTGCATGGACGATGTTTTTCATCGCTGGGTAGAAGTTTACCTGCCCGGATATGGTTGGATCCCCGTTGATCCTTCCGGCGGTGACAGTGATTCGCCTCGAAACCAGGCACTTGGAATAGGAAACCTATCGAACCGGTTCCTGATCACCACTCAAAGCGGAGGCGGCTCTGAAACCATGGAATGGACCTATAACTCGAACGAGTTCCGTACAACCGAACCAAAAACGCACGTAGCGACTGAACATTTCGGGGATTGGGAAAAGATGAAATAGTTACAAGCTGCAAGCCCCAAGCTCCCAGCTTGTAGCTCACAACAACACTAAACACATAACCGTATATGAAGCTATCCGTCGTCATTGTCAACTACAACGTGAAATACTTCCTTGAGCAGTGTCTGTTATCGGTCAGAAAAGCCATCTCAGATATTGAGGCAGAAGTGTTTGTTGTTGACAATAACTCGGTGGACAGTTCAGTTCAAATGGTCAGGGAGAAATTTCCGGAGGTCATCCTGATTGAAAACGACGAGAACAAGGGATTTGCCAGGGCCAACAACCAAGCCATCAGCCGGTCACAGGGAAACTATGTTCTTTTGCTCAATCCCGACACGGTTGTGGAGGATGACACCTTCTCAAAGATCATCGCTTTTATGGATGAGCATCGCGAGGCAGGCGGGCTGGGAGTGAAGATGGTGGACGGGAAGGGCAAATTCCTGCCCGAATCCAAAAGAGGGCTTCCCACACCTTCCGTTGCCTTTTACAAGATCTTTGGCCTTTCGCGCCTTTTTCCCAAATCCCGCCGTTTCGGGCAGTATCACCTGAGTTACCTTGACAAGGAGCAGGTCCATCAGGTAGACATATTATCCGGAGCCTGCATGCTTCTCCGAAGGGAGGTTCTGGACCGGATCGGGCTGCTGGATGAGACATTTTTCATGTACGGCGAGGACATCGACCTGTCGTACAGGATTACGAAGGCCGGGTACAGGAACTACTATTATCCCAAAGCCCGTATCATACATTATAAAGGGGAAAGCACAAAAAAAAGCAGTGTAAATTACGTGCGGGTATTCTACCATGCCATGGTCATTTTTGCCAAAAAACATTTCTCACCCCAGAATGCAAGTCTGTTCTCATTTTTAATTAACCTGGCCGTCTATTTCAGAGCATTCCTTGCCGTTCTTTCCAGGTTCCTGAAAGCCATTTTCCTTCCGGTTGTGGATGCTGGACTCATCTATCTTGGCATCTATGTCATTAAAACTTACTGGGAGGAAAACATTATCTACCTGGATGGAGGCCACTATCCCATCGAGCTGGTGGCTGTTGCCATACCGGCTTATGTTCTGATATGGCTCGTGGCTGTTTACCTTAGCGGCGGATACGACCGGCCCATTCGCCTTAACCGTATTTACCGGGGAATATTCTTCGGAACGATCACCATCCTGGTCCTGTACGGTCTGCTGCCTGAAACCTACAGGTATTCCCGTGCACTGATCCTTCTCGGGGCGCTCTGGGCCATGATCATCATGACGCTGACAAGGTACCTGCTTCATCTGTCCGGGGCAAAAAACTCCCAGATCAAGCAATACACCGGCCGGCGCTATGTCATCATTGGCGAAAAAGATGAAGCAAACCGCGTTGCTGACCTTCTGAGGAGAGCCACCCCTGATCCCGGATTCATCGGACTGGTCAACGTGAAAAAAGAGATCAATGCCGAACAGGGATTCATTGGTAACATCCACCAGATCAACGACATCATTTCAATTTACAAGATCGAAGAGGTCATCTTCTGTGCCAAGGACATTTCCGCACAGGAGATCATTGATAAAATGACAGAGCTACACAACGCCCAGGTGGAATATAAAATTGCCCCACCCGAATCCCTGGCCATCATAGGCAGCAACTCCATCAGTACTTCCGGAGATCCCTATATCATTGACATAAATTCGCTGGATAAACCCGGGAACAGGAGGAGCAAACGTGTAATTGACCTGCTGGCCAGCCTCCTGCTGCTGGCCAGTCTGCCGGTCAGCATCTTCCTTGTCAGGAATCCTCTTCTCTTCATCAGAAACTGTTTTCTGGTCTTATTGGGCAAATGCACCTGGGTTGGTTATTCAACCGACAAAAACGCAGTTACGATCCATCTGCCCCACCTGAAGCGAGGAATCCTCAATCCGACAGACATCTTCAAGAATCCATCCTTTGACACACAGACGATCAACCGCCTGAACCTGCTCTACGCACGGAATTTTTCCCTGGCCAATGAATTTACGATCCTTTACAGAGGATACAGGAACCTCGGCAGACGTTGAGTCAGGGTTCCGCCTGAACAATATTAAGATGTAATTTGTTTACCGGATTGATTACTTTTGCATTTCATCATCTGTTCTGCATTTAAAACAAGATACTATGGCCAGGTTTGAGTTGGTGATGCCAAAAATGGGAGAAAGCATCATTGAAGCGACGATCATCCGGTGGGTAAAAAATGTTGGAGATACGATTGAAGAAGAAGATGTCATCGTAGAGATTGCCACCGACAAGGTCGACTCGGAGATCCCTTCACCGGTTGACGGCAAACTGTCGGAGGTTCTCTACAAGGAAGGCGACGTGGTGCCTGTGGGACAAGTCATTGCCGTTATCAGCATGGATGAAGAATCTGAAATAGCCGGCCAGGCTGTCAGCGAGTCCGGGGTGCCTCAGCAGGAAGCACCCGTTGAACCCGCTGCAGAAATCATAAAGCCGGCGGAAGAAAAATCCTCCTTTACCAGGTTCTATTCGCCGCTGGTCAGAAGCATTTCCCGACAGGAGAACATTCCGGCTGAAGAACTGGAAAAGATACCCGGTTCGGGGAAAGATGGCCGGCTTACACGGGATGATCTCCTCAGGTACATCTCCAGACGATCACTTCCAGCTGCAAAAGAGACCCCCGTCACCGCCATCCTGCCAAAACCGATCGTTTCGGAAGGACCAAAAGTGCTGGCAAGTCCGGGTGACGAACTGGTGGAAATGGACAGGATGCGGCGCCTGATCGCCGACCACATGGTCATGTCGAAAAAGACTTCCCCGCATGTCACCTCGTTCATTGAGGTTGACATGTCCCGCGTGGTCAGGTGGCGGGATAAGGTGAAAGACGAATTTTTACGCAGGGAAAAAGAAAAGCTGACTTACATGCCCATCATTGTCGAAGCTGCTGCCCGGGCGCTGAAGGATTTTCCGGGGGTCAACGCATCGGTGGACGGGTATACCATCATCCTTAAAAAAAATATCAACATTGGAATGGCAACGGCTCTTCCAAACGGGAACCTGATCGTGCCGGTCATCAAAAATGCTGATCAGAAGAACCTGCTGGGACTGGCCAAGACGGTCAATGACCTGGCAAACAGGGCACGGAACAACAAACTCGACCCGGATGACATTCAGGGAGGCACCTTTACGATCACCAACCTTGGCACATTTGCAAGCCTGACCGGCGCCCCGGTCATCAACCAGCCCCAGGTGGCCATACTCGGGATCGGGGTCATCAAAAAAAAGCCGGTGGTGATTGAAACCGAAGAGGGAGACATGATCGGGATCCGAAGCATCTGTATCCTGTCGCTCGCATATGATCACCGCGCCGTGGATGGCGCCCTGGGAGGCATGTACCTCCAGCGCGTGGCTGAATACCTCGAAAATTACGATATGAACCGGACTGTCTGATACATGCATCATGGAACTGAAACTGACACGGCCCATTGCTTTTTTCGACCTGGAAACGACAGGGACAGATATTGCCGCGGACAGGATTGTCGAGATCAGCATCATTAAACTGTCACCCGATGGCTCCGAAAAGATCCGGACCCACCTGGTCAACCCGACGATTCCCATCCCGGAATCATCCTCGCGGATTCACAACATAACAGATGAGATGGTCAGCGACAAGCCCACCTTTGCCGAGCTGGCAGGGGATCTCGCTGCCTTTATTGCTGGCTGTGACCTGGGCGGCTATAACATCATCAAATTTGACATACCGCTCCTGGCCGAAGAATTTCTCAGGGCCGATGTGGATTTCGACCTGAAGAACCGGCGCATCATCGACGTCCAGAACATTTTTCATAAAATGGAACCCCGTACACTGCGGGCAGCTTATAAATTTTACTGCTCAAAGGAACATTCCGGGGCCCACAGCGCTGAAGCCGACACCCTGGTTTCGCTGGAAGTGCTTAAAGCACAACTGGATCTCTACCAGGATGCACCCTACATCGACATGAACGGGAATAAATCGTTCCCCATCATCAACGATGTGGAAGCCCTGAGCAGATTCTCCTTTTATACCCGTTATGCCGACCTGGCAGGGCAAATCATTTTCAATGAGCAGGGAAAGGAAATCTTCAACTTCGGAAAATACAAAGGCAAAACTGTTGAAGAAGTTTTTCAGGTTGAACCTCAGTATTACGACTGGATGATGAAGAGTGCTTTCCC contains the following coding sequences:
- a CDS encoding 3'-5' exonuclease → MELKLTRPIAFFDLETTGTDIAADRIVEISIIKLSPDGSEKIRTHLVNPTIPIPESSSRIHNITDEMVSDKPTFAELAGDLAAFIAGCDLGGYNIIKFDIPLLAEEFLRADVDFDLKNRRIIDVQNIFHKMEPRTLRAAYKFYCSKEHSGAHSAEADTLVSLEVLKAQLDLYQDAPYIDMNGNKSFPIINDVEALSRFSFYTRYADLAGQIIFNEQGKEIFNFGKYKGKTVEEVFQVEPQYYDWMMKSAFPLYTKKIITAIKMREFNKGNARGD
- a CDS encoding transglutaminase domain-containing protein, encoding MKTLILPLLLTAILFCKTLPLQAFPGEVIRSLATPGEYPTGLTFDDRHLWVADRYLDRLFCLDPATGEVTGSIPSPGYWPVGLAWDGACLWNVDLQGGLPVSENYEARVYKIDPVTGNILHTVQSPAGITGGLTWDGAYLWCTDSGAEEIIQFSPEDGTTIRAFPSPAADPRGITWDGMYLWVSDRITNEIYMMDPVTGSVLLITDAPGAFAMDMCHDGISLWVVDDQDNKIYELKARDEEKFIRYNERHSRVTYRHFTTNFGPGRILTSDVHLAVPENRDNQDIIGEIQYSPEPGGYVTDRWGQRTALFHMENIHAGERIEVKMVTEVKTYAVRYFIFPEHVGGITDIPADIAEKYLEDNEKYQIHHPVIQQALKEAVIVPGNVYWTVRQIYHYIHAHMYYEMTGGWNTAPTVLSRGNGSCSEYTFVFISMCRAAGIPARYVGSVVVRGDDTCMDDVFHRWVEVYLPGYGWIPVDPSGGDSDSPRNQALGIGNLSNRFLITTQSGGGSETMEWTYNSNEFRTTEPKTHVATEHFGDWEKMK
- the rimO gene encoding 30S ribosomal protein S12 methylthiotransferase RimO, with protein sequence MRTKPEKTLTLITLGCSKNTVDSEKLLKQFRENGFDVSADSGNKNASVVVINTCGFIDDAKEESIDTILYFINEKKKGNVGKVIVMGCLAKRYREELLEEIPEMDGIFGVNETTELLQSLGGNLKYELTGERILTTPSHYAYLKISEGCSHGCSFCAIPLIRGKNVSRHQDDILSEAEYLVKNGTKELILIAQDLTWYGMDLDRRRSLPSLLESMACISGLEWIRLHYTYPAGFPLDLLRVMKQFPNVCNYLDIPIQHISDRVLRSMKRGITAGQTIALLETIRKELPGAAIRTTVIAGYPGETEQEFSELTRFIEQFRFDRLGVFVYSHEEGTPAHRLRDDIPLKVKTQRADEIMHIQEDISYELNVLKLNKTLPVIVDREEGGYFIGRTEFDSPEVDNEVLIEKDQTTAVPGNFYRVLITDVESFDIFGKIVPHPLSVSL
- a CDS encoding dihydrolipoamide acetyltransferase family protein; translated protein: MARFELVMPKMGESIIEATIIRWVKNVGDTIEEEDVIVEIATDKVDSEIPSPVDGKLSEVLYKEGDVVPVGQVIAVISMDEESEIAGQAVSESGVPQQEAPVEPAAEIIKPAEEKSSFTRFYSPLVRSISRQENIPAEELEKIPGSGKDGRLTRDDLLRYISRRSLPAAKETPVTAILPKPIVSEGPKVLASPGDELVEMDRMRRLIADHMVMSKKTSPHVTSFIEVDMSRVVRWRDKVKDEFLRREKEKLTYMPIIVEAAARALKDFPGVNASVDGYTIILKKNINIGMATALPNGNLIVPVIKNADQKNLLGLAKTVNDLANRARNNKLDPDDIQGGTFTITNLGTFASLTGAPVINQPQVAILGIGVIKKKPVVIETEEGDMIGIRSICILSLAYDHRAVDGALGGMYLQRVAEYLENYDMNRTV
- a CDS encoding serine hydrolase domain-containing protein, whose protein sequence is MEPIHLSRFIFWNFAGVDDLWRFPYHRIEKGTASFHFKDSPQPVHLSVPDSYPTRDGMPFEKFLQNHKTTCFLIIRDDSIIYEKYFYGYTAETIFPSFSVTKTFVSALTGIAIGEGIIKSTDQKVTDFLPWMKRDGFQHISIEHLLNMRSGIRFNESYSNPFGDAAQFYYGTNLRKYVRHLKIKEPPGLRYHYNSANQQILGYILEAATGKRISKYLEEKLWKPLGMEQNATWNTDSEKHDDIKMFGCLNATPRDFARFGRLYLKNGLWNGKQIIPQEWIIRSTRVINDSLDGDGYPFTYNWRVLDDGASFFAKGMLGQYIFVNRPKNLILLRFGKAYSGIDWANFCNRLTEML
- a CDS encoding glycosyltransferase; amino-acid sequence: MKLSVVIVNYNVKYFLEQCLLSVRKAISDIEAEVFVVDNNSVDSSVQMVREKFPEVILIENDENKGFARANNQAISRSQGNYVLLLNPDTVVEDDTFSKIIAFMDEHREAGGLGVKMVDGKGKFLPESKRGLPTPSVAFYKIFGLSRLFPKSRRFGQYHLSYLDKEQVHQVDILSGACMLLRREVLDRIGLLDETFFMYGEDIDLSYRITKAGYRNYYYPKARIIHYKGESTKKSSVNYVRVFYHAMVIFAKKHFSPQNASLFSFLINLAVYFRAFLAVLSRFLKAIFLPVVDAGLIYLGIYVIKTYWEENIIYLDGGHYPIELVAVAIPAYVLIWLVAVYLSGGYDRPIRLNRIYRGIFFGTITILVLYGLLPETYRYSRALILLGALWAMIIMTLTRYLLHLSGAKNSQIKQYTGRRYVIIGEKDEANRVADLLRRATPDPGFIGLVNVKKEINAEQGFIGNIHQINDIISIYKIEEVIFCAKDISAQEIIDKMTELHNAQVEYKIAPPESLAIIGSNSISTSGDPYIIDINSLDKPGNRRSKRVIDLLASLLLLASLPVSIFLVRNPLLFIRNCFLVLLGKCTWVGYSTDKNAVTIHLPHLKRGILNPTDIFKNPSFDTQTINRLNLLYARNFSLANEFTILYRGYRNLGRR